The nucleotide window AACATCGTGCGTGAACACGTGGTCGCCGGCCGCTGGTTCGACTCGATCCAGGAGTTGGACGGCGCCTTCGATGCCTGGCTACCGATCCGACGTGGGCAGGTCCACCGCACCCACGGTCAGGTCATCGCCGTTCGCGCGATCGGCGATCGGGCCGCCCTGTTGCCGTTGCCGGACCGGCCATATCTGGTTTGCGATCGGTATCTGCGTCGAGTCGGTAAGGACGCCCTGGTCTCCTTTGAGGCCAGCTTCTACTCCGTGCCCGCCAGCCGGGTCCGGCCCGGTGGGCAGGTCGAGGTGGCCGTGAACGCCGACACCGTGACCATCAGCGCGCTCGCCGTTGATGGTGGCGGCTGGCTGGCGACCCACCAACGGGCCCGCCGACGGGGCTCGTGGATCGTCGATGAGACCCATTGGGCCGGGCTGCCCGACGGTCACACCCGGGCCATCTGTCTCGACCCTCCACCGGCACCACGCTCCAGAACCGGTCCGGCCGAGCCAAGTCCGTTGACCGCGCTGCTGGCCAGCCATCACGCCGCCGGCCAGCCGGTCGCTGTCCGGCCGCTGTCGGACTACCAGACCGCCGCCCAGACCAACCCCGCCGCCCAGACGAACCCCGCCGCCGGATCCCACACCGCCAGGAGCTGACCATGATCAACAACAGGAACAAGATCAACAACGACGAGAGCATGATCAACAACGACATGATCAACAGCACGAACAGCAGCAGCGGTAAGGTTTGCGGCCCACCCAACTCCGTGTCGTCGATCCAGGGTCTGCCCGGACACAGCCTGGACCCGAGCCCGACACCAGCAGCTGCCGGGGTGGAGCTGAGCCAGTACACCGCCGCCACGTTGGCCGAGCTGCTCGGCCTGTGTGAGGAATTCCTCCGCACCGCCGGCCCGGCCGTCCATGCCGAACTTCGCCGATACCTCACCGGCCAGACCCCACCGGCCGACCCGGGCTGGCTGATCGACATGCTCGGCTTCCACCAACTCCACCTGCACCAGCGGATCAAGGCCACAACCCCCAGCCCACGCGACAACTGGCACACCGACCCCGACCACGACCGGATCATCCCGGTCACCGCTGCCCAGGCCCGCACCGGGGTGGTGGCCCGGTGAACAGCCTGACCAGCGACCGGATCCGTGACCACGCCACCAAACTCGGACTGACCCACCTGACCGAATCGATCGGCCCACTGGTCGACCGCGCCGAGCAAGCCCAACTGGGCTACCTCGACTTCATCGACCTGCTCCTGGGAGAAGAAGTCGGCCTGCGCGAGGGCCGCAGGTTCCGCAACGCCCTACGCCTGTCCGGCCTGCCCCACCACAAAACCCTCGACGACTTCGACTTCGCCTTCCAACCCGACCTCGACGTCCGCAAGGTCCGCGACCTGGCCACCCTGGAGTTCGCCCGCACCAAATCCAATGTGGTCCTCCTCGGCCCACCCGGCGTCGGGAAAACCATGATCGCCGTCGCCCTCGCGGTCGCCGCCTGCCAAGCCGGGTTCTCCATCTACTTCACCACCCTGGACGACCTGGTCCGCAAACTCCGCGCCGCCGACACCACCGGCCGGTTCAACCGCCAACTCGCCACCTACCTCCGACCCGCGGTCCTGATCGTCGACGAAGTCGGCTACCTCCCCCTGGACCGGGCCGAAGCCAACATGGTCTTCCAACTCGTCTCCCGCCGCTACGAACGCGGCTCCATGATCATCACCTCGAACAAGGCCTTCACCGAATGGGGCAGCGTCCTGGGCGACGACGTCCTAGCCACCGCCATCCTCGACCGACTCCTACACCACTGCGACGTCATCAACATCAACGGACCCTCCTACCGACTCAAAGACCGCTTCAACCTCACCACCGGAGGAGAAACCATGCCATGATCACCATGCCGAGACCGACACGTCAGGTCGTACCCCATGCAACATGTGAGGTAGTACGCCGACAGATGTAGTCGAGTCGTTGGATGTGGTCGCGGCCGATGGCATCGGCCAATGTCTGCCAGAACCGCGCATCTGCCAAGCCGGCCGAGTTCACCCCGATCGCCACCGAGGCGTCCAGCCGGTCACGCTCATCAAGACCTGCTTGCACTCCCGCTGAGACGGCCTCGAAGCATCCCGGGCTGCCGCCGTCCAGCGGTGCCGGCACGTTCAGCTCCTCTCCGACTTGGACCTTCCCACCTCCCCAGCCGGCGACGTCTCGGACCGCTTGCCGGACGAATTCAGCGAACCCGTCAGCATCAGGTGTCGGGCTTTGGTAACACGCAACGAGGTCGACCTGGCGACCGCCACCGATGTATAGACCCGGATCAGCCGGTGTTGCCACCGCCCCGGCGTGATCGACAGCGCCCGGGCCGAAGTGGCGGTAGCTGCGGATGAAGAACCGTTCGGAATCGCCCTGCAAGGTCTGCAACGCCTGCAGCGTCTGCTGCGGTTGTTCCGGTGGGCAGTCGATTGGTTCCAAGGTGACGAGGTCGGCGGCGATGGCGCCGGGCCAGATTCCGAAGATCACAGAGCATCACTCCCAGATAGCCGTATACGGCTAAATCTAGAATGATCAGCCGTATACGGTCAACTGAGGGAGACATCACGTGCCGACCAACGCGCTGGCAAATCCACTCGTGCTACCGATCCTCGGCCTGCTAGTCGAACAGCCTCGGCATGCCTACGCCGTGTTCGCCGAGCTGCGCCGCCGCTACGCGTACCTGACCGTGCGCAACGCCACCGTCTACACGCTGCTGAACACGTTGGCCGATGAGGGATGGGTCGAGACGGCAAACCACGCAGTAAAACCAGTTCTGGCTACCACACCGCGCGGGCGGAAGGCATTCGCCGAGATCGTCGACCGGCAGCTCCGCACCGCCCACCCGGCCGACGGGGCCGCCTTCATGACCGCCCTGGCCTACCTCGGCATCCTGACGCCTGCCACTGCGAGCCACGCGCTACAAGATCGACTCACTCTCATCGCGGCCGAGCGACGAAAGACGCAACAATTGGTCACCGAATCCGGCGCAGCCGAACTCCACATGATCGAAGCGCACTTCTACCTCAACCGCCTCACCGAGGACGCCAACTGGATCGAACGAACCATCCACCGAATCGAAGCCGGTCAGCTCAGCTGGCCCGTCAGTCATGGCCCCACCTCCCCGTAAGAGGTTCGTGCTGGGGCCGTGTCGTGGGCTGCCCGGACACGCCCGTTGCCGGGCACACCTCCGGGCAGCCTCAACGGGCACGACCCGGGTCACACGGCAACGATGGGCCCAGAACCAGGGTCCGGCTTCTCAGCGGCTACCCGGTCGCGATCAGTCGCCGCTGTCCCGGCGCCTTTCGCCAGAGCACCCTGCTGTGCCCGATAGACCGTCGACCGTGCAACACCGAACAACTCCGCCGCCTCACCGGTACTGTACCGGCCCGAGTTCATCAACTCGACCAGATGAGCCTCCTGCCGAACGCTCAACTTCGGCAGCTTCCCGCGCAGATGCCCTTTCGCTTTCGCGACCCTCATACCCTCCACGGTCCGCATCCGGATCAGATCGGCTTCAAACTCAGCGACCATGGCCAACACGTTGAACAACAGCCGACCGATCGCATCAGTAGGGTCATAGACCGAGCCACCCAGGCTCAACCGGACCCCACGTGTCACCAGATCGACACGCCGCCATCGCCTGCCGCAACCCCGGCCGATCCCGATTCGTGCCAGTCAAACCATGATCAACATAGATCCGATCCACACCGACACCCAGACGCTGCAGCGCCTCACGCTGAACCGTCAGATCCTGATCCTCGGTCGACACCCGTGCATAGCCGACCAACAATTCCGTCATCACTCAGCCCTCCTGAGCAAACCCCGGCATTTTCCCCGAGGAGCAACACGATGCTGCTCACCCCATCGAAACCTCAACAGGCCTGAGCGCGGCGGTATCGCAGACTGGATCGTTCACCGGGCCACCTTTCTCGACCATGTGATTGCACCGATGATCGCGACGGAGGAACCACCCTCGCCACGTGTTCAGTACTGGGCTCTTCGGCAGCGCAGAACCAAGTTGCGGGGCACGTCGGCAGGCGGCTCCAGAAACTCGGCGACCTCCAGGCCAGAGCGAATCACCGCATTCAGGTAGGTCGAGAGCCTTCGGTGATAGGCACCGACACGGCCACGAACGCCATCGGTCTTTGTGGTCCACCATCCCTCCCACGAGTAACCGCGGTCCGGAGGCCAGCTCGACAACGTCCCAGTGTCAGACCGCCCGGGAAAACACGGATGCAGAAGGGCGATCAGGACCCAGCCCCCAGGACGGACAACCGCGGCGATAGTCCCCAGCACGGCGTCCAGATCCTCGATATCCATCAACGCCATGTTGGACACCACACCGTCGAAAGCCACACCATCCCACCAATCAGTGCTCGTGGCATCGCCCTGGCGATACTGCACGCGCCCGGAAGGCGCCGCCTTGTCGAGCATCATTTGCGATGCGTCGATTGCGGTGACTGTCGCGTCACGCTCTGCAATGACACCGCTGAGAGAGCCGATCCCACACGCCAGGTCCAGCACCCGCTGATCTCTCAGATCTACAGGCAGATATGGAAGACAGACCGGCGACCAATCGCGGGTGAACTCTGCATACCACTGAGCCACTCGGTCGTAGCGAGACTCCATCCAGGGATGGTAGGCCATCCTCAGACCCCGCTACGAAGCCGCAAACCATTCCCTTGCCGAAGCGGCTGACTTCCGTCCGGACAGAGCACCTCATCGATCAGGGCATCGGGCGGTATCGTCGGCCACCCAGCTGAGCGTCGGATCGGTGCATCACAGACGACCCTTGACCGGGCCGCCTGCGGGGGCTGTCCGGTGAACGGTGTGTGAGGTCCGGCGGTTTCATCAGTGAGTGGCTGCTTCGAGCCGGCCCTCGAAGGTGATCGCGAACGCGTTCAGCGCCGGTTTCCACCTGATCATCCATCGTGCCCTGCCGCCACCGGTCGGGTCCAGGGATCGGGTGACCAGATACAGGCATTTCATCGCCGCAGCCTCGTTGGGGAAATGGCCGCGGGCCTTGATCGCTCGCCGGTAGCGGGCGTTGATCGACTCGAACGCATTCGTCGAACAGATCACCCGGCGCACCTCGACGTCGTATTCGAGGAACGGCACGAACTCGGCCCAGGCGTTCTCCCAGAGTCGGATGATCGCCGGATACCGTTGACCCCACTGGTCGGCGAACTCGTTGAAGCGTTCCTTCGCTGCGGCTTCCGACGGTGCGGTATAGATCGGCCGCAATGCCTTGGCGATCTGGTCGCGGTGTTGCCGGCCGGCATAGCCGAAGCTGTTGCGAATCAGATGCACCACACAGGTCTGCACTACCGTCCGGTCCCACGTTGTGGTGATCGCTTCCGGCAACC belongs to Microlunatus elymi and includes:
- the istB gene encoding IS21-like element helper ATPase IstB, whose product is MNSLTSDRIRDHATKLGLTHLTESIGPLVDRAEQAQLGYLDFIDLLLGEEVGLREGRRFRNALRLSGLPHHKTLDDFDFAFQPDLDVRKVRDLATLEFARTKSNVVLLGPPGVGKTMIAVALAVAACQAGFSIYFTTLDDLVRKLRAADTTGRFNRQLATYLRPAVLIVDEVGYLPLDRAEANMVFQLVSRRYERGSMIITSNKAFTEWGSVLGDDVLATAILDRLLHHCDVININGPSYRLKDRFNLTTGGETMP
- a CDS encoding helix-turn-helix domain-containing protein — protein: MVAEFEADLIRMRTVEGMRVAKAKGHLRGKLPKLSVRQEAHLVELMNSGRYSTGEAAELFGVARSTVYRAQQGALAKGAGTAATDRDRVAAEKPDPGSGPIVAV
- a CDS encoding class I SAM-dependent methyltransferase, yielding MESRYDRVAQWYAEFTRDWSPVCLPYLPVDLRDQRVLDLACGIGSLSGVIAERDATVTAIDASQMMLDKAAPSGRVQYRQGDATSTDWWDGVAFDGVVSNMALMDIEDLDAVLGTIAAVVRPGGWVLIALLHPCFPGRSDTGTLSSWPPDRGYSWEGWWTTKTDGVRGRVGAYHRRLSTYLNAVIRSGLEVAEFLEPPADVPRNLVLRCRRAQY